A portion of the Glycine max cultivar Williams 82 chromosome 10, Glycine_max_v4.0, whole genome shotgun sequence genome contains these proteins:
- the LOC100794394 gene encoding late embryogenesis abundant protein 2, which yields MSSAQQNFNAGQTQGQTQVKAEEFVQSTKETASAATDKANAAANTTGQTAQQNKDESAGFLQQTGEQVKNMAQGAVDSVKHTLGMDKK from the exons ATGTCAAGTGCCCAGCAAAACTTCAATGCAGGCCAAACCCAAGGCCAGACTCAG GTTAAGGCCGAAGAATTTGTCCAATCCACAAAGGAAACAGCTTCGGCAGCTACTGACAAGGCTAATGCAGCTGCTAACACAACAGGGCAAACTGCTCAACAAAACAAGGATGAATCTGCTGGTTTTCTCCAACAG ACTGGGGAACAAGTGAAGAACATGGCTCAAGGTGCTGTGGATAGTGTGAAGCACACACTCGGGATGGACAAGAAGTGA